A stretch of Manis javanica isolate MJ-LG chromosome 1, MJ_LKY, whole genome shotgun sequence DNA encodes these proteins:
- the ARID5A gene encoding AT-rich interactive domain-containing protein 5A isoform X1: protein MRFEESTVPLSAEGCADPSAVTGFSPPTLCFLFTFLFSSFHVSCPPCSVPRQERAPPVKGKRKPSEGGDPLDSPLYPLPNGDQSRSQSPAQLEDSPEAGGEREEEQAFLVSLYKFMKERHTPIERVPHLGFKQINLWKIYKAVEKLGAYEMHLERKPFPSSPVCCRKEGPTLPTATLLLQVTGRRLWKNVYDELGGSPGSTSAATCTRRHYERLVLPYVRHLKGEDDKPLPASKPRKQYKMAKEPRGDDRATERPKKAKEEKQVDQMMPGKTKKDATIDLAQLPSQELPRNGTEQAGTAPGSSLPFVGASSCPEAYKQLLSSFYCKGIHGIMSPLAKKKLLAQVSKVEALQCQEEGCHHGAGGPNGEPQASSAVLSPDCSPSSGGPAENSRHQLTPQERLQASGGSLREEAQAGPHMPAPIFTGCFHAYPTKVVKPVSQHPRDFFPSLKDGVLLGPPGKEEGLPVKEPQLVWGGNASRPSAFHKGGSRKGSLYPKPKACWVSPMAKVPAESPMPLPNFPSSPGLSNKRSLEEEGFAHSGKKLRAVSPFLKEVDAKECGAKSVGPGLAVSCLLGPALGPALPDAYRGTMLRCPLNFAGTPDPLKAQATLPFSPLVIPAFPAHFLATTAPSPMATGLMHFPPASFDSALRHRFCPASSAWHVPPATTYAAPHFFPLNTKL from the exons ATGCGCTTTGAAGAATCAACTGTTCCCCTTTCAGCAGAGGGGTGTGCAGATCCGTCGGCGGTTACCGGCTTCTCGCCCCCTactctgtgttttctctttacttttttgttttcttcctttcatgtCTCCTGTccaccctgctctgtgccccGGCAGGAAAGAG CACCTCCTGTTAAAGGGAAAAGGAAGCCATCAGAGGGGGGTGACCCCCTAGACTCACCACTGTACCCTCTCCCCAATGGTGATCAGAGCAGGAGCCAGAGCCCTGCCCAGCTGGAG GACTCCCCCGAGGCAGGCGGGGAGCGGGAGGAGGAGCAGGCCTTCCTGGTCAGCCTCTACAAGTTCATGAAGGAGCGACACACGCCCATCGAGAGGGTGCCCCATCTCGGCTTCAAGCAGA TTAACCTGTGGAAGATCTACAAGGCAGTGGAGAAGCTGGGGGCCTATGAGATG CATCTGGAGCGGAAACCCTTCCCCAGCTCTCCCGTGTGCTGCAGGAAGGAGGGGCCCACCTTGCCCACTGCTACTTTGCTGCTCCAA GTGACCGGCCGCCGCCTCTGGAAGAACGTGTATGACGAGCTGGGGGGCAGCCCTGGCAGCACGAGCGCAGCCACTTGCACGCGCCGCCACTACGAGAG GCTGGTCCTCCCTTATGTGCGGCACCTGAAGGGGGAGGACGACAAGCCACTGCCCGCCTCCAAGCCCAGGAAGCAATACAAGATGGCCAAGGAGCCTCGGGGGGATGACAGGGCCACTGAGAGGCCAAAGAAGGCCAAGGAGGAGAAGCAGGTAGACCAG ATGATGCCAGGAAAGACCAAAAAAGATGCCACCATTGACCTGGCACAGCTTCCCAGCCAAGAGCTCCCCAGGAATGGCACAGAACAGGCAGGCACAGCCCCTGGATCCTCCCTGCCCTTCGTGGGTGCCAGCAGCTGCCCTGAAGCCTACAAGCAGCTCCTGTCCAGCTTCTACTGCAAAGGGATACATGGCATCATGTCACCACTGGCCAAAAAGAAGCTCCTGGCCCAAGTGAGCAAGGTTGAGGCCTTGCAGTGCCAGGAGGAGGGCTGTCACCATGGGGCAGGTGGCCCAAATGGGGAGCCCCAGGCATCCTCAGCCGTTCTCAGCCCGGATTGTTCCCCGAGTTCTGGAGGACCAGCTGAAAACTCCAGGCACCAGCTGACCCCTCAGGAGAGACTGCAGGCCTCTGGTGGCAGCCTCAGGGAGGAGGCTCAAGCTGGACCCCACATGCCAGCTCCCATCTTCACTGGCTGTTTCCATGCCTACCCCACCAAGGTGGTGAAACCTGTCAGCCAACATCCCCGGGACTTCTTCCCCAGTCTTAAAGATGGGGTGCTACTGGGGCCCCCTGGCAAAGAGGAAGGGCTGCCGGTCAAAGAGCCCCAGCTGGTGTGGGGTGGGAATGCCAGCCGGCCTTCTGCATTCCACAAAGGTGGCTCCAGAAAGGGCAGCCTCTACCCTAAGCCCAAAGCCTGCTGGGTGTCCCCCATGGCCAAGGTCCCTGCTGAGAGCCCCATGCCCCTACCCAACTTCCCAAGCAGCCCTGGCTTGAGCAACAAGCGCAGCCTGGAGGAAGAGGGCTTTGCCCATAGTGGCAAAAAACTGCGGGCAGTGTCTCCCTTTCTTAAGGAGGTAGATGCCAAGGAGTGTGGGGCCAAATCCGTGGGGCCAGGTTTGGCCGTCTCCTGTCTGCTGggcccagccctggggcctgCCCTCCCGGACGCCTACAGGGGCACCATGCTGCGCTGCCCACTGAACTTTGCTGGCACCCCAGACCCTTTAAAGGCCCAGGCCACACTCCCCTTCAGCCCCCTGGTCATCCCAGCCTTCCCGGCCCACTTCCTGGCCACTACAGCCCCCTCACCCATGGCCACTGGCCTGATGCACTTCCCACCAGCATCCTTTGACAGTGCTCTCCGCCACAGATTCTGCCCGGCCTCATCTGCCTGGCATGTGCCGCCTGCCACAACCTATGCAGCACCCCACTTCTTCCCCCTCAACACCAAACTGTAG
- the ARID5A gene encoding AT-rich interactive domain-containing protein 5A isoform X7 — MAKEPRGDDRATERPKKAKEEKQVDQMMPGKTKKDATIDLAQLPSQELPRNGTEQAGTAPGSSLPFVGASSCPEAYKQLLSSFYCKGIHGIMSPLAKKKLLAQVSKVEALQCQEEGCHHGAGGPNGEPQASSAVLSPDCSPSSGGPAENSRHQLTPQERLQASGGSLREEAQAGPHMPAPIFTGCFHAYPTKVVKPVSQHPRDFFPSLKDGVLLGPPGKEEGLPVKEPQLVWGGNASRPSAFHKGGSRKGSLYPKPKACWVSPMAKVPAESPMPLPNFPSSPGLSNKRSLEEEGFAHSGKKLRAVSPFLKEVDAKECGAKSVGPGLAVSCLLGPALGPALPDAYRGTMLRCPLNFAGTPDPLKAQATLPFSPLVIPAFPAHFLATTAPSPMATGLMHFPPASFDSALRHRFCPASSAWHVPPATTYAAPHFFPLNTKL, encoded by the exons ATGGCCAAGGAGCCTCGGGGGGATGACAGGGCCACTGAGAGGCCAAAGAAGGCCAAGGAGGAGAAGCAGGTAGACCAG ATGATGCCAGGAAAGACCAAAAAAGATGCCACCATTGACCTGGCACAGCTTCCCAGCCAAGAGCTCCCCAGGAATGGCACAGAACAGGCAGGCACAGCCCCTGGATCCTCCCTGCCCTTCGTGGGTGCCAGCAGCTGCCCTGAAGCCTACAAGCAGCTCCTGTCCAGCTTCTACTGCAAAGGGATACATGGCATCATGTCACCACTGGCCAAAAAGAAGCTCCTGGCCCAAGTGAGCAAGGTTGAGGCCTTGCAGTGCCAGGAGGAGGGCTGTCACCATGGGGCAGGTGGCCCAAATGGGGAGCCCCAGGCATCCTCAGCCGTTCTCAGCCCGGATTGTTCCCCGAGTTCTGGAGGACCAGCTGAAAACTCCAGGCACCAGCTGACCCCTCAGGAGAGACTGCAGGCCTCTGGTGGCAGCCTCAGGGAGGAGGCTCAAGCTGGACCCCACATGCCAGCTCCCATCTTCACTGGCTGTTTCCATGCCTACCCCACCAAGGTGGTGAAACCTGTCAGCCAACATCCCCGGGACTTCTTCCCCAGTCTTAAAGATGGGGTGCTACTGGGGCCCCCTGGCAAAGAGGAAGGGCTGCCGGTCAAAGAGCCCCAGCTGGTGTGGGGTGGGAATGCCAGCCGGCCTTCTGCATTCCACAAAGGTGGCTCCAGAAAGGGCAGCCTCTACCCTAAGCCCAAAGCCTGCTGGGTGTCCCCCATGGCCAAGGTCCCTGCTGAGAGCCCCATGCCCCTACCCAACTTCCCAAGCAGCCCTGGCTTGAGCAACAAGCGCAGCCTGGAGGAAGAGGGCTTTGCCCATAGTGGCAAAAAACTGCGGGCAGTGTCTCCCTTTCTTAAGGAGGTAGATGCCAAGGAGTGTGGGGCCAAATCCGTGGGGCCAGGTTTGGCCGTCTCCTGTCTGCTGggcccagccctggggcctgCCCTCCCGGACGCCTACAGGGGCACCATGCTGCGCTGCCCACTGAACTTTGCTGGCACCCCAGACCCTTTAAAGGCCCAGGCCACACTCCCCTTCAGCCCCCTGGTCATCCCAGCCTTCCCGGCCCACTTCCTGGCCACTACAGCCCCCTCACCCATGGCCACTGGCCTGATGCACTTCCCACCAGCATCCTTTGACAGTGCTCTCCGCCACAGATTCTGCCCGGCCTCATCTGCCTGGCATGTGCCGCCTGCCACAACCTATGCAGCACCCCACTTCTTCCCCCTCAACACCAAACTGTAG